The nucleotide window GCCCGCGCCGGCTGCACGAGCCACCGGTCGGCATCGACGAGCTGCCCCCGCTGGACGCCATCCTGATCTCGCACGACCACTACGACCACCTCGACATGGCCACCGTGCGGGCCTTGCTCGCCGGGCAGTCCGCGCCGTTCCTGGTGCCGCTCGGCGTGGGCGCGCACCTGGACCGCTGGGGCGTACCCGCCGAGCGGATCATCGAACTGGACTGGTCCGAGTCGCACCAGGTCGCCGGCTTGGAGATCACCGCCACCGCCGCGCAGCACTTCTCCGGTCGTGGGTTGCGCCGCGACGGCACGCTCTGGAGTTCGTGGGTGGTGGCCGGGGCTCGCCGCAAGGTCTTCTACACCGGCGACTCCGGTTACTTCGACGGGTACGCCGAGATCGGCGCCGAGCACGGGCCGTTCGACGTGACGCTGATGCAGATCGGGGCGTACGACCGGGCCTGGCCGACGATCCACATGTTCCCGGAGGAGGCGGTCAGCGCCCACCTCGACCTGCGCGGCGGGCTGTTCCTGCCGGTGCACTGGGCGACGTTCAACCTGGCCCTGCACGACTGGTCCGAGCCGGTCGACCGGTTGTGGGCCGAGGCGAAGGCCCGCGACGTGCGGCTCGCCGTGCCCCGGCCGGGCGAGCGGGTGGTGGTCGACGAGCCGCCCGCCGTCGACGGTTGGTGGCAGGCCATCGCCTGAGCAGGCCATCGCCCGAGCAGGCCGTCGCTGAGCCAGATCAGAGCACGAACGCGTCGGTCCAGAGCGCGCCGGACCGGCCGGAGAGCGCGTCCAGCATGGCGACCGCCTGACCGTCGGTGAGCTGCGCGACGAAATCCACGATGGCTCGCCCCCGGGCGCGACCGATCCGGTCCGGGGTACGCGGGTGCAGCTCCGCCTCGGCCAACTCGACCAGGTCGTGCAGCCGGCGGGGCAGCCGGGACTCCTCCTCCGGGTCGAGCAGCCACTCCCAGAGCGCCTCGACCAGGGTGCCCAGCAGTCGGGCCTGGCCGCGCTGGTGCAGGGCGAGGTCCGGGCGGGCCAGCACGAACCGGTGGTGGACGAACTTGAGCACCTGCACCTCGTGCCACTGCGCGCAGCCGAGCAGCACGTGCCCGGAGCGCACCGACGGTTGGTCGGTGACCGTGATGGCCTCGACGAAGCGGGTGGACCAGCGGGCGGAGAACCGCGCCACGTACTGCTCGGCCTCGATCGAGCCGTCGAACGGCATCGCGAGCAGCCCGTCCACCAGTTCCTCGCGGACGTGCTCGACGGCGGCGGCGAACGCGTCGTCGTCGGCGATCCAGGCGTCCTTGCGGTGCAGCTGCCGGCGTAGCCGCTCGATCGCCGCACCGGGTCGCCGGGCCGCCGTGGCCAGCGCCGCGTCGGTGATCGCCCGGAAGTGCCCGCTCTCGCGCTGCCAGGCCATCAACTCCGCGGAGACCGAACCCTGCTGGAGCACGCCGACGCGGTAGAAGTCCTCCACGTCGTGGATGGCGTACGCGATGTCGTCGGCGGTGTCCATCACGGACGCCTCCACGGTCTGCTGCCAGTCCGGGATGCGGCCGGCGAACGGCTCCCGGGCCTGCCGCAGGTCGTCCAGCTCGGTCCGGTATGCCCCGAACTTCGACGAGCCGCTCTCCGGGTCGTCCGGTGGCGGGGTGGCGCCGCGCGGCGGGGGATCCATGGTGCGCGGGTGCGGGTCGGGGTGGTCCAGGCGGGTCCACGGGTACTTCAACATGGCCGCGCGGACCGCCGCGGTCAGGTCCAACCCGGTGGTGGCCGCGCCGCGGATCTCGGTGCTGGTGACGATCCGGTACGACTGCGCGTTGCCCTCGAAACCGTCGGAGAGGCCCAG belongs to Micromonospora ureilytica and includes:
- a CDS encoding MBL fold metallo-hydrolase, producing the protein MARAQSTDVERSLGRRMRGAAGLAALAGLAWVARDVPAALGGRLSGARAERAARSPQFREGTFHNRAGTRTMIAEPGRNLVRELIFGKQKRRPTAAVPLLRPSAGAAEAADTADELNIVWYGHASTLIEIEGRRVLLDPVWSDRCSPSGLVGPRRLHEPPVGIDELPPLDAILISHDHYDHLDMATVRALLAGQSAPFLVPLGVGAHLDRWGVPAERIIELDWSESHQVAGLEITATAAQHFSGRGLRRDGTLWSSWVVAGARRKVFYTGDSGYFDGYAEIGAEHGPFDVTLMQIGAYDRAWPTIHMFPEEAVSAHLDLRGGLFLPVHWATFNLALHDWSEPVDRLWAEAKARDVRLAVPRPGERVVVDEPPAVDGWWQAIA
- a CDS encoding deoxyguanosinetriphosphate triphosphohydrolase family protein — its product is MESAAEPRARRPFGGSARALGDLTANPFRADRDRIVGSPFFARLGGVTQVISPVGSGLLVHNRLTHSLKVAQVARAVAERLNADERWRDLLDKLGGCDPDVVEAAALAHDLGHPPFGHLGERVLDRLARQRLGLSDGFEGNAQSYRIVTSTEIRGAATTGLDLTAAVRAAMLKYPWTRLDHPDPHPRTMDPPPRGATPPPDDPESGSSKFGAYRTELDDLRQAREPFAGRIPDWQQTVEASVMDTADDIAYAIHDVEDFYRVGVLQQGSVSAELMAWQRESGHFRAITDAALATAARRPGAAIERLRRQLHRKDAWIADDDAFAAAVEHVREELVDGLLAMPFDGSIEAEQYVARFSARWSTRFVEAITVTDQPSVRSGHVLLGCAQWHEVQVLKFVHHRFVLARPDLALHQRGQARLLGTLVEALWEWLLDPEEESRLPRRLHDLVELAEAELHPRTPDRIGRARGRAIVDFVAQLTDGQAVAMLDALSGRSGALWTDAFVL